AGAAACAGTACGTCGCGGAACGGGAGAAAGAGTTGGACAAGGAACGTATGAAGATCCAGTCGATAATAATGGAGGGGAAGGAATCGGAGATACAATCAGATTCGGATTACTACGCTGAGAAACTACCGACACCGAATGCCGTGGTTAGACAAGAGCCGCAGCATTCCGGCAAGCGTACCATGATCAGCTGTGAGTAGCAGTCCTCCCTTCGCCACTTCTCCTTTCCGTTCCATCTTACACTTTCAATCTCTCGAAAAAGTTGAGAATGCTGAAAATAACGCTAATAATTTCGCGAATTaaggatcgagagagagagagagagagagagaatgataGAGCGATCGATTGGGCCAATTGACTTTTGATTCGATTCGTTGCGTCATATCGTCAACGACATCGTCCATCGTTGAAGGATAAGACGATAATTGATTGATACCGTCTCTCCCATATTTCTTCCCAAAAATgtcttcctaaaaaaaaaaaattcaaaatctcgTGACGCATTTATTCATTCTTGAATTATTGTTTAGATATGACGTTGTGCCACTTCAAGATATGCAACATGGGGCGCAAGCGACAATttcataagtaaaaaaaacaagataaacGAAATGGTTGGCGGATGATGGGCCATGGGATCGAGAATGGTCGAGCCTCTTGCGCGGTGCACCCTTTACCTCGAACGAGAGACGCGAAAACAGAGGAAACGGAGGAATTTCCATTCCTCGAATGGAATTCATTGGCTTTTCAAATTCTCTattcgatcaaaaaaaaaaaaaaaaaaaagaaagaaaaaatccgACTCCGATTCGGCGCCTTCCACGCTCTTTCCAACTCTTTCGAAAATCCGTTCAAAAAACCACTTAAGGCTCGTCACATTTGTCAGTGTGAAGCGAGGAAAAGTTTGACGATCGGCGGGGCCGATATTTTGTTACagacgatatatttttcgttctcGTATCGAGGTACGCGAATTGATCGTCAATTATTATCTTACGATCGATTTACGAGCGAACCCTGATCGACGAAAAGATATTGGGGATACGAGCGAATACGCACATATTTCACCAGTATCGTTTAATTCGATCGAGGACACTGCATTCGCGACTCgacaattgtttttttacgtattcgatataatttttcaatataatcgtattcaatatataattgaacaaaaacgtaataaaatttctcgatgaTCAATTCATATTCCAGAATTTGttcgaaaacgaaattaagaGGACGAAAAAGAGACGAACGaacggaaagagagaaagagagagagagagagagagagagaaaacgaaagaaaaagagtggAGTGTCCTCGACGAGCCATCGATAGAAAATCGAAATGGCGAATAGGTATTTATTCGTTAGGTTTAAGCGAGAAGGGTGCAAGGGCCGAGGCTCAAATGTTCTCGAAACtgtttttaaagtaatatatacgtatattgaaAAGCAAGAAAATGAGATTATCACAGCACGtacaactataaaaaaaaaagcattattCTTCTAGTTAGCGAAAAATTTGTTACGATACTCTGCTACCCGtttctttatatgtatattcaagTTCAAACATATTCGTAAATAGAATGTAAACGTTGCTATATGTCAATTATGATTTACGACTCTTTTTCCAATCGCACgcattttgacaaaatttcacCACTCTACCTTTCCTATCCTACGATTGTTATCGGAATAAAAACGAATGAtacttttgatataaaaaaaaaaaaaaaaaaaagcaacaaGAGGACgaataaaaggaaagagaaatgtACGTCGACGATCTCAGGAAAAAAAACAGAGACGGAAAAAGAGAGGCCGCCTGCACCcttcgttataaattatttataatcgtttCGGAAAAAGAAACGTACCATGTTTTTATCTAGTTATTTTATGTATcccttcttatttatttaatcccgATAAATTCGTTACTTTTTTAGTAGCTCTTCATCCTGAAAATGCATCGTCGTTTActccaaaatattttatatctgacTAGCATTCTATTGATCGTTTTtctactaatttatttttatttttttcttttattttaaatatattctacgtGCACTTATGCCAAAACTGTCGTAAATCATTTCTTTGTAAAATCTTAATCTTCTCTTGTACAATactactataattataatatttagaaatgtaTCTAAATCTCTTATCTTCaagtttaatcaaatttaaccaTATGTTTTCGCCTTAAATCGCGCAAGAAAAATTTGcgggaaaaattaataatcttccaTCATTGTGATTCCCAATAACAATGTAATAcaacaataaaacaaataaaataatagcaacATAATAAAAAGCATAATTATACGAGCAGTATGTATACGTGaacttattatttctattgtcTCGAAATGAATCAAAActccaaaattttttaaatatcgtgacaacgaatatttttctcataatgataaaaagtGCTCTATTTTCGAACCATACATTGGTCATTAacgaataaaagtataaaattatatgtattttttatttatttaatatgtaaatatgaactactattaaattttcgtaaagagaaataaaacacgtatatataatgCTGTGCAAAGTACATACATGTGCTCAGTCACGTGAGATAATAAacgtaacaaataattatgtaatgatAAAAGTTGCGTTACATTATAACGTATATCCCGTAATGTAAAAGCTGACGATTCATCAatacgattatatataaacagatcaataataaaaaaacaataatttgaaGTAATAATTGACATAACCTCAaactattttttgatttttataattaaattttaaaatgaaacacTTACCAGTAATCGTATATCCTTTAtattcttacaattttttagattCACTCACGAcatgatagaaataattttataaatcaaaaaaatctcACTATTATTCAGAAGAatcacaattaaattatatcgaatacaTTTTTCCTATagactataattattttctaaaatataacatttacgttttttgttatcatatatatcaaataatattagtaatatatttatgtaatcacaaaataaataaacaacaaataaatatcacaTGTTCGAGACACTGAAATATTCGAGACTACTCTGCCCACTGTACATTTAAAAACTAAACTAATAATACGTAGCAAAAGGCATACGATTTATCATTCATAGATAATACAGAGTTACAACAACTATTTCTCATTCGTTCTTAATAACGAGTAATAAATACATCAAAATATATGTCATATTCTCTTATATTTGcgaataaatatacttaaaacattttcaaatagaatatctatatataatataaatctgtaTTTAATCACGCGCCAAAAACAGacacgagagaagaaaagagataaaaattcaaaactcaGCTTTTAGAATgtcataaataaaacacagataaaatatatagacaaAAAGCAAATAATGGAAGAagatacacatatattaaaaataatgtaatgagTGCCATTTTAGagcattttatgaaatatattttaaaagtaaaatatccatcggttaaaaaaagttaaaaaaaactgTTTTTTACGTTTCTAATATCCTACgatataaatacgtatataaaatgaaattatgcaaaaagtataaaatctttatttgcaaaatgttcaaatttttgtgcaaaataaataataaaagagattaTAAAGAAACCAAAGCAAGAAATTAAATCagctaatttttatcaattattatattttatttattaattcatcaatacacacgcacacataAAAATGTGTTaacattaagaattaaatagtaaaagaataaatatatttaaaataaaaatataatttttttaatttctaatattctctATAACAATCTCTCTTGTAATATTCCTAATAATTCATcgttatattatgatttacttaacaaatatatatcgttacgaatcaataaaaacaattgctttttttacgaaaaattaaaatgttaccATCTGAttgttatttcgaaatattattatggcgtctatattaaaatttgtttttcccgCCTTGTAAATTctctcaataattaattattaatctatacaaaaaaataatcaattctttagaataaatatataaaatatataaaattaaaacgattgtatcaaaataaagtaataatcaaatttaaatctcattttagaaactaataatattttatgataacattaataataaaataagttgataaaaaaaattattttaaattgaataaattaaattttttagaccTAACTACCTAACTATACCTAAAACGAAAAGTGTCTGTATTCTATGACGCTATTTCGATAACAGAATGATATCTTACtgcaattttatcaaaaatttgaacgcttcagtaaaaaattaaaattaaaatgccgATACGAACGCGAACCATTAATTCTCGAAGATATTGCATTGTATAATGTATCGTGAGAAATATCACTTTGAACGTaatatcaaaacaaaaatgatatgaatacatagatagatttaaaaaaaaagtatataaaaacacgtaatatataaaataatctgatttaactatttttatttccgtacgaataaaaagataaaagaaatttataataatcattatacattatttttttacttgttaAAATAAGACGAAAGTTGTGATGaacttatttttccatttatttataactacttttaatttattccagtttaaatagaattaaaaataatattaaatagaaccaaataaaacaaatacataaaataaaaataacattaaactaACTAGATTCAAATCtggattcaaatatttgtaatacgaACTACTGTCAACTGTCAAATGCGcaaacgatgaaaaatgacaaaatattttatatacgatacaattttaatgtaataatacttcataagtgaataaatacatatttgttaattaatgaacaaaaaaattattaaaaagtgtaaATTACACCACAATAATCAAATTCTGCGTAATTACATAGTTACGTTACTGtgatacatattttctttacgaTTCTTGACAACAAACTAATATATGcacatttattcatttaatcgtTAGGCCTTGACAGCTTTTTGATTGGTTGGACGGGTTCTTTACTCATCTTAATCGCACGAAAATTAAaccataatataaaacatttcaaaCGTTTCTATGATATCAAAGTCTCATAATAACGtactgattaaaaatataataaaaataaattattataattaatttaatattaaaaattattatatttcaaattaagatTTGAaacataagaataaatatataaaataaaaattgattaaatctaaaaagtataatatgaaaaatataatataaaaaatataatataaaaaaggaataacaataaaatatatttaaataaaaaataataaaacacaatGAAACTATTTgagacaaatataaaattgaaaaagagattaacgatttttgaaatataataatattttagcaattttttagatttttatttttaattgttctaCTTCTAACAATTCATTAcaatttacgaaaaatataataattaatgtgtaatgtatttttgtaagctgtgcataaaaaaaatttatatattatttcaatatatatgtaattatagattctctaatattttatcattttaattattaattttttttacttactatattttttattaattcttttaaattctaaaacttACAtacttatacaaattttattttatattattttaaaatataaatctttaaaaaatttttatccttttcgattttctgttttctatttttatgatgaaatatttcttctcaatttttggtttgattaatattttaatctaaattatgagaattatataatatataagaattatattaataattatatttggcTCAATATACATAGTGATATAGTCAGATTATTAAAAGTTCTTACATTATTATgctttatagaaataaatgaaaatataatataatttaaatgatataagcAATTGATTgctgaataaattaaataaattaattaaatgatttttttatttatttttttatttttatttgcataaaaagcagaaatatattttttaagatagatTATCAATTCACTTTTACAAAATAGATATTCacaatatatgcataattataagtaataagaATATTGAAGAATATCACATCATCTCTCTTTCTGcttgtttttttcatatctatcCATAgatcgatttctttctttacgtttttctttttctttgcgaTTCGAAtgtctttctttatatttctcatatcCTAAATTCTCACCAACACTCTCtttgttccatttttttttttcattgtcgtgtttctttttttgtttgtattcTTTATAGTTTTCCCTTTTGCTTTTGTCACGACTTCTACTTCTGCTTCTATCTCTAtgtttcctctcttttctccgTCTAgaatcatattcatatttttcgcgTGACGTATCATAATATCTTTGTTCCTTGtgcttctctttctctatatatttatcactattataagaatattctgAATCGTTCTTATTATCATTCTTTCTATGTTCATGTTTTCTAT
The sequence above is drawn from the Apis cerana isolate GH-2021 linkage group LG11, AcerK_1.0, whole genome shotgun sequence genome and encodes:
- the LOC107995300 gene encoding uncharacterized protein LOC107995300; translated protein: MTGRSSAKRRTALCLLALLLFFRLSASSVVGEPIPSEYYGKTSDNDFILLNKLKELFEEKQYVAEREKELDKERMKIQSIIMEGKESEIQSDSDYYAEKLPTPNAVVRQEPQHSGKRTMISYMTLCHFKICNMGRKRQFHK